In the genome of Arachis stenosperma cultivar V10309 chromosome 2, arast.V10309.gnm1.PFL2, whole genome shotgun sequence, the window TATGATCACAATTCACAAGTAGTAGCAGTCATGCATTGGTTTGAAAAGCAGAGTAGAAGAAGAACTGAAAAGTTCGTTAATTAATGCTGCCATTAGTACCAATATTTGATCTTTTCGTGTTATGAGCTCCATTCATGGCCTTGAGAATCTTGAGAAGACTGATTACGTTTCCTAGATTGCcattattatattttgtaacTGTAAATGAAGCAATTAAAGTATTAAAATCACCACAATTTTGGTATTGATATATCATATTGAAACACGTGATAAGCATATCAAAATCATGGAGGgaagttcttcttcttcttcttcttcttctcaattctcAAAGTCTTTTTCTGATGTGGATGATTCACTACTCTTGGTTGATGATTTCTACTTTTCAGCCCTCTTTGATTCTGAAGAATTATTCCCAATCAATGATGAAAAATATGCAGAGGAACTACACTTACAAGAAGCTCTGTATTCTTCTGTTATAAGCCTCAAGAGAAAACTCAAAGAGGTTCATTCTGAATCTTCTACTCATCAAtctcatcaccatcatcatcatagTTATCTTCATGATCATCAAGTATTCTTGTGTGCTATTTGCATGGATTCAAAACCATCCCAAGAGATTTTCATCAACCAAAACTGCAACCACTCATTCTGTGATGAATGCATTGCAAAATATGTAGCTGCAAAGATTCAAGAGAATGTATCAAATGTGAAGTGTCCTGAACCAAAATGCAGAGGAATATTGGAGCCTCAGAATTGCATGTCAATAATTCCAAAGGAAGTGTTTGAAAGATGGGAGAATGCACTTTGTGAGAATCTGGTTCTTGCAACATCAAAGAAATTCTATTGCCCTTTCAAGGATTGTTCAGCAATGTTGGTGAATGATGATGGGAATGAAGTTGTGACTTGTTCTGAGTGTCCACATTGTCATAGATTGTTCTGTGCACAGTGTAAAGTTTCATGGCATGCTGGAATGGAATGTGGTGAGTTTATGAGTTTGAATGAAAAtgaaagagagaaggaagatCTTATGGTGATCAATCTTGCAAAGGCTAAGAGATGGAGAAGGTGTTCTAAATGCAGAATTTATGTTGAAAAGAATGAGGGATGTTCACACATTTCTTGCAGGTTTGGTTAATTAACTTCTAATGAACAGTtagtcttttttctttttttggtacAATCTTATAATGTTAatgtttctcttttctctgATTATGGTTCTGTTTCTTTTAATTATGCTTCTGTTCACAATTTATTGATTATCATTCCTTAATGAAAAATCATGATTCTGTTTTTCAGCTCATATTTTTTGTACCAtcataattttatctttataatttGAACTTGTCTAATTATCAATGTAATGTCATTGCTAATGAACAATTAGATAAAGGATGTTCTCAATGTGAACTTGCCTTATTATCTTATTGATTAGAGATTTAATTAATTAGGAGAATGCTGTTTTTGGACACAATTTCTTAATGTTGAATATTTCTCCTTAGCTTTATGGGTTATGTGTCTTTTAATTATGTTTATCTTCGGAATTTGTTTATTGACCATTCCTAATGAAAATATGACGGCGTTGtttcttttaataataagtATAGgaagttaatttttaaattagttaatcttaattattttatatggttaaattatgttttaaacttgtttttagaatttattctttagttttaagatttagaatttatGGAGTctgaaaaaaagaaatttaaagttaaaaatatataattcatAGGGGGAGGGAAGGGGAAAGAAGTGAAAGCTGATTACTAGTTGAAATCTTGAAATCTTGATTAACTGCAGTTCAACTATTTAGATTTGAATTTAGCTCATGTTTTTTATAACACCATAATCTTATATTTCATAATTTGAACTTGACTAATTAACAGTATAGTGTCTAATTAGTACTgtctttttatttgaattaattttgatttgcaaattactcagttttattttattatattttgatttaattttttaaatttcttgttttgtaggTGTGGCCATCACTTTTGCTATGCTTGTGGAAAGCCATGGAATCAGTACCATGGTTGTACATAAATAGATATCACTAGGAGTTTTAATATTTCATCAACAACTTAGGTTTGCAAGTGGCatatttactatttttattagttaaaatttttGTATAGTTATAATGCATGTTGATTTTGTGGTTAATTATGTTCGTTTTAAGTACTTCTGTTATCTAACTAAGTCCCagtaaataatttaattaaattctttttaaaaaatagtttaaatagtaaatatttatattaaaaaaagttataaataaattattttgcatttaatttttaagttttaaaagtctttattttaaaagaaaaatgataaaaaaattattttaagattttttttaatttttctataaacagataaataaaatttttaaaatggtatactttaattttaaaaattgtaccaaatattaatattatactTTTTTGAATATGCATATAtaacttttatattattataaaaaccGTGACAATATAACTGGTTAAACACAATAAAAGAGAAACAGTGACACCCCTCTAGCAATATCTTCACAAACTCCAAAAATGCATAAGCCACGCTGACAATGGATGCGGTCTCACCCTTGAACTAATCCTCTTCTGAAGCCACCATGAGAAAAGCCCGTGTTTCAGTGACAGGTTAtgtatttttggaattcataaaaaaatcacTGGAGGAGTGAGgcaatttcttttttattgtgtttAACCGTCGTTATAAGCCGAAAGCGGTTTAAGTATGAACCTAATTCAGTGATCCTCTATTGCGATTTCTATAATAATGTAAAAATTGTATTTGCTTATGTAATTTTGAGATGTTATGTTATAATCCggtaaaattaaaatgcaaataatttattttaataacttgttctttttataaataaaaaaaattatttatgatcCTATTTAAATTAgtcttaatttaatttttaatttttttaaatcttatgagataaatattatattatatttttattaaataatacttgtttatttaatttatttgattgatacggtattttaaaaattgataacgATATTTGtaactaattaaaaagatatatttgtattaaatttttttttttaaaattgataataaTATGTTTTATCTTTTTGAAccgtttttatttttatgaaacaATGTATCCATAATCAccatttaaaaatcaattaaaaaacaCGGTTGAGTATtaatatatctaattttttttgtgttatctaaatttaaatttttttatctttatttaaattttagtaaCGATAGAATCTATCTTATATTTTAGATAATAAACATGATTATGgatgtgtgtatatatataacataacaATCACCTAAGTAAgttattttctttcttcgttCAGGCACGCTCTCTTCTTCAATTCTTGAATCACTTTTTATTCCTCACGATATTCTTCATCAGAGGAGTGAGGTGACTACTCCACAAATCTGAGTTGATTCTTTAATCACTTTTTTAATTCCAATTTTTTGCATCAAGGTCAAGAATGGCATTAAATATTGACGGCAATAATCACAATATTAATAATGAAGATCCAAAAGTTCAAATGATGAAACCACAGAAGAATGGCGTAGAGCTACCCTTTTGTGGAAGATGCTGTGATTTCAAGCCATCGTGGGAGATGTTTGAGACTCTAAAATGTGGCCATAATTTTTGTAAGTTTTGCATGCATGAATACGTTGCTTTATGTCTCAGGAGCAATATCGTCATTGTGCCTTGTCCTGATTCAAAATGCAAGGTTAAGTATGGACCTGAACACTTTTGCTTTCTTCTTCCATTTGAAGTGTTCAAGAGATGGCAGAAAGTGATCAAAGATTGCAACACTCCAATTTTGGATAAACAATTAGACAAGAGCCCTATTCATATTGCTGATGATGAAGAGAATAAGGATGTCAAAGAAGATGCTACAATAGTAATTGAAtcggatgatgatgatgttgattaTGAAAATATAGTCGacaagaaaaaggagaagaataaaAAACGTGGTAGGAATGTTTATTAGAATTTGCATAGGCTATGGtcaattttcaagaaaatattttaaatttagtttttttacttcatatatgaattatgaattttatgggttttttttttatttttgttaagctTCTAGTTTTTCATTTGTATAAGTTatcgtcttttttttttttaagtcaatttttttaataaaagtaataaaataattaaaaaaaaaaagag includes:
- the LOC130962471 gene encoding uncharacterized protein LOC130962471, whose translation is MALNIDGNNHNINNEDPKVQMMKPQKNGVELPFCGRCCDFKPSWEMFETLKCGHNFCKFCMHEYVALCLRSNIVIVPCPDSKCKVKYGPEHFCFLLPFEVFKRWQKVIKDCNTPILDKQLDKSPIHIADDEENKDVKEDATIVIESDDDDVDYENIVDKKKEKNKKRGRNVY
- the LOC130962470 gene encoding E3 ubiquitin-protein ligase RSL1-like — encoded protein: MEGSSSSSSSSSQFSKSFSDVDDSLLLVDDFYFSALFDSEELFPINDEKYAEELHLQEALYSSVISLKRKLKEVHSESSTHQSHHHHHHSYLHDHQVFLCAICMDSKPSQEIFINQNCNHSFCDECIAKYVAAKIQENVSNVKCPEPKCRGILEPQNCMSIIPKEVFERWENALCENLVLATSKKFYCPFKDCSAMLVNDDGNEVVTCSECPHCHRLFCAQCKVSWHAGMECGEFMSLNENEREKEDLMVINLAKAKRWRRCSKCRIYVEKNEGCSHISCRFG